From the genome of Helicobacter pylori, one region includes:
- a CDS encoding NAD(P)-dependent oxidoreductase, which produces MEIGWIGLGAMGTPMATRLCDAGLKVSVYNRTESKATPLKEKGVAVYTNPINLAAKVDLIFIMLSDKMAIDAVLVPKFWEQMSEKIVVNMSTIAPLESLALEEIAQKHQVTYLEVPVSGSVGAAKAGALLILAAGEKEVVTQLKPVFAHLGSQTFYLGKVGQGMRAKLSINSLLAQMGIAYSEALLLAKHLGVGAELFLQIIGQSGMNSPLFQAKKGMWLQDSYPAAFSLKLMLKDIRLASNEAGEAIQLPFLFKVQELYSRAEKSGLGALDMAVIYHYLEKGDH; this is translated from the coding sequence ATGGAAATAGGATGGATTGGACTTGGGGCTATGGGGACTCCTATGGCGACTCGTTTGTGCGATGCGGGTTTAAAAGTATCAGTTTATAACCGAACAGAGAGTAAAGCAACCCCTTTAAAAGAAAAAGGCGTAGCGGTTTATACCAACCCTATAAATTTGGCCGCTAAAGTTGATCTAATTTTTATCATGCTTTCGGATAAAATGGCGATTGATGCTGTTTTAGTGCCAAAATTTTGGGAACAGATGTCTGAAAAAATCGTGGTGAATATGAGCACTATCGCTCCTTTGGAAAGCTTGGCTTTAGAAGAAATCGCTCAAAAGCATCAAGTAACTTACCTTGAAGTGCCTGTTTCGGGATCGGTTGGTGCGGCTAAAGCCGGGGCTTTATTGATTTTAGCGGCAGGTGAAAAAGAAGTGGTTACTCAACTCAAACCTGTTTTTGCACATTTAGGAAGTCAAACTTTTTATTTAGGAAAAGTTGGTCAAGGGATGAGAGCCAAATTATCCATTAATAGCCTTTTAGCTCAAATGGGGATTGCTTACTCAGAAGCTTTACTATTAGCCAAACATTTAGGGGTTGGTGCAGAGCTATTTTTGCAAATTATTGGCCAATCTGGCATGAATTCGCCTCTCTTTCAAGCTAAAAAAGGCATGTGGCTACAAGATAGCTATCCGGCCGCTTTCAGTTTGAAGCTCATGCTCAAGGACATTCGTTTAGCCAGCAATGAAGCAGGAGAGGCGATTCAATTGCCATTCTTATTCAAAGTGCAAGAGCTTTATTCTCGAGCAGAAAAATCCGGTTTAGGCGCATTGGATATGGCAGTTATTTATCATTATTTAGAAAAAGGAGATCATTAA
- a CDS encoding CCA tRNA nucleotidyltransferase: protein MFELEKELKELFDIYEKSSHELYLVGGCVRDCLMGITPKDYDLTSSASVNESKELLLKHHFRVLETGIKYGTITALKNNQSYEITTFRIEKGHVKHRKPKELVFSAHLTDDLKRRDFSMNAIAYSPTKGIIDPFKGQNAIENQVIECVGEARLRFFEDALRILRALRFSATLGFKIMTSTKRAVFACKDWLKHLSKERLQSELNKFLMGKNAYEVAKEYQEILEVVIQEKIENIENLGFLKNAPFNLELRLLGFFKHQKSLENLRYPKKTCVLFLKAKECHKAFLNTHNKTELKFLLKNYDLEPFNLALDFYALENPKHALKIKGLLKEIFNANEPFKKEHLTLKGGTLQSLGYKHQQIGGILNACLDLVIANPKNNALEWLIKWVKDHYLPNDAINFVPISKKITNGETWQR, encoded by the coding sequence GTGTTTGAGTTAGAAAAAGAATTAAAAGAATTGTTTGACATTTATGAAAAATCCTCTCATGAGCTTTACTTGGTAGGGGGGTGCGTGCGCGATTGTTTAATGGGTATTACCCCTAAAGATTACGATTTAACCTCAAGCGCTTCAGTCAATGAAAGTAAAGAACTTCTTTTAAAACACCATTTTAGGGTGCTAGAAACCGGCATCAAATATGGCACGATCACGGCTCTTAAAAACAATCAAAGCTATGAAATCACAACTTTTAGAATTGAAAAAGGGCATGTCAAGCACCGAAAGCCTAAAGAATTGGTTTTTAGCGCTCATCTAACAGACGATTTGAAACGGCGCGATTTCAGCATGAATGCGATCGCTTATAGCCCTACAAAAGGGATTATTGATCCTTTTAAAGGGCAGAATGCGATTGAAAATCAAGTGATTGAATGCGTGGGGGAAGCGCGATTAAGGTTTTTTGAAGACGCTTTAAGGATCTTAAGAGCGTTACGATTTAGTGCAACTTTAGGCTTTAAGATAATGACAAGCACCAAAAGAGCGGTTTTTGCGTGTAAGGATTGGTTAAAACATCTTTCTAAAGAGCGCTTGCAAAGTGAATTAAATAAGTTTCTTATGGGGAAAAATGCCTATGAAGTGGCTAAAGAATATCAAGAAATTTTAGAGGTGGTTATTCAAGAGAAAATAGAAAATATAGAAAATTTAGGGTTTTTAAAGAATGCGCCTTTCAATTTGGAATTAAGATTGTTAGGGTTTTTTAAACATCAAAAAAGTTTAGAAAATTTACGCTACCCTAAAAAAACTTGTGTTTTATTTTTAAAAGCTAAAGAATGCCATAAAGCTTTTTTAAACACCCATAACAAAACAGAATTAAAATTTTTATTAAAAAACTACGATTTAGAGCCCTTTAATTTGGCTTTAGATTTTTATGCACTAGAAAACCCTAAACACGCTTTAAAAATTAAAGGCTTGTTAAAAGAAATCTTTAACGCTAACGAACCTTTTAAAAAAGAACACCTAACCCTTAAGGGCGGCACGCTTCAAAGCTTGGGCTATAAACACCAACAAATCGGCGGAATTTTAAACGCATGCTTAGATTTAGTCATCGCTAACCCTAAAAACAACGCTTTAGAATGGCTGATAAAATGGGTTAAGGATCATTATTTACCTAATGATGCTATAAACTTTGTGCCAATAAGCAAAAAAATTACAAATGGAGAAACATGGCAACGATGA
- the queC gene encoding 7-cyano-7-deazaguanine synthase QueC, with protein MEQEICVISFSGGQDSTTLAVWAKKRFKKVYLVGFDYAQKHSVELECAQKIASLLQLPYEIILLDFLENITHSALFKNSNDLIGQPYEKESVQNKDLPNSFVPNRNAIFITLLHSYAQKLGASNIALGVSQADFSGYPDCKEDFIKSIEHALNLGSNTAIKIVTPLMFLNKAQEFQMAKDLGVLDLVIKETHTCYQGERKILHAYGYGCNECPACQLRKKGYEEFQNKVLF; from the coding sequence ATGGAACAAGAAATTTGCGTAATCAGTTTTAGCGGCGGGCAAGATAGCACCACTTTAGCCGTATGGGCGAAAAAGCGTTTTAAAAAAGTCTATTTAGTGGGGTTTGATTACGCGCAAAAACACTCTGTGGAATTAGAATGCGCTCAAAAAATCGCTTCTCTTTTACAACTCCCTTATGAAATCATCCTATTAGATTTTTTGGAGAATATCACCCACTCCGCGCTTTTTAAAAACTCTAACGATTTGATAGGGCAGCCGTATGAGAAAGAAAGCGTGCAAAATAAAGATTTACCCAACTCTTTTGTGCCTAATCGTAACGCTATTTTTATCACCCTTTTGCATTCTTACGCGCAAAAACTAGGGGCTAGTAACATCGCTTTAGGGGTTTCGCAAGCGGATTTTAGCGGCTATCCGGATTGTAAAGAAGATTTTATTAAAAGCATTGAGCATGCGCTTAATTTAGGATCAAACACGGCGATTAAAATTGTAACGCCTTTAATGTTTTTGAATAAAGCACAAGAATTTCAAATGGCTAAAGATTTAGGCGTCTTGGATTTAGTCATCAAAGAAACGCACACCTGCTATCAAGGAGAGCGAAAGATTTTGCATGCTTATGGCTATGGCTGCAATGAATGCCCGGCATGCCAATTGAGAAAAAAAGGCTATGAAGAGTTTCAAAATAAGGTTTTGTTTTAA
- the oipA gene encoding outer inflammatory protein OipA, translating to MKKALLLTLSLSFWLHAERNGFYLGLNFAEGSYIKGQGSIGKKASAENALNEAINNAKNSLFPTQNTKAIRDAQNALNEVKDSTKIANRFAGNGGSGGLFNELSFGYKYFLGKKRIIGFRHSLFFGYQLGGVGSVPGSGLIVFLPYGFNTDLLINWTNDKRASQEYVKRRVKGLSIFYKDMTGRTLDADTLKKASMHVFRKSSGLVIGMDIGASTWFASNNLTPFNQVKSHTIFQLQGKFGVRWNTDEYAIDRYGDETYLGGSSVELGVKVPAFKVNYYSDNYGDKLDYKRVVSVYLNYTYNFK from the coding sequence ATGAAAAAAGCTCTCTTACTAACTCTCTCTCTCTCGTTTTGGCTCCACGCTGAAAGGAATGGATTTTATTTGGGTTTAAATTTTGCAGAAGGAAGCTATATTAAAGGACAAGGTAGCATCGGCAAAAAAGCTTCAGCAGAAAACGCCTTAAATGAAGCGATCAATAACGCAAAAAATTCATTATTCCCCACACAAAACACAAAAGCTATAAGAGATGCACAAAACGCCTTAAATGAAGTGAAAGATTCAACAAAAATCGCTAACCGATTCGCAGGGAATGGTGGATCGGGCGGTCTTTTTAATGAACTCAGCTTCGGGTATAAATATTTTTTGGGTAAAAAAAGGATTATAGGGTTTAGGCACTCTCTTTTTTTCGGTTACCAACTTGGTGGCGTTGGTTCTGTTCCTGGCAGCGGTTTAATCGTTTTTTTACCCTATGGTTTCAATACGGATTTGCTTATTAATTGGACTAACGATAAGCGAGCGTCCCAAGAATATGTTAAACGAAGGGTAAAAGGGCTCTCTATATTTTACAAAGATATGACCGGCAGAACGCTAGACGCTGATACATTAAAAAAAGCATCGATGCATGTATTTAGAAAATCTTCAGGGCTTGTGATTGGCATGGATATAGGGGCTAGCACTTGGTTTGCAAGTAACAATCTCACCCCTTTCAATCAAGTCAAGAGCCACACGATTTTTCAGTTGCAAGGAAAATTTGGCGTTCGTTGGAATACTGATGAATACGCTATTGATCGCTATGGCGATGAAACATATCTTGGAGGTTCTAGTGTTGAATTAGGGGTTAAAGTGCCAGCTTTTAAAGTCAATTACTATAGCGATAATTACGGGGATAAATTGGATTATAAAAGAGTGGTGAGCGTTTATCTTAACTATACATATAACTTTAAATAA
- the hydD gene encoding hydrogenase biosynthesis protein HydD, protein MSQKILILGIGNILFGDEGIGVHLAHYLKRNFSFFPSVDIVDGGTMAQQLIPLITSYEKVLILDCVSAKGVEIGSVYAFDFKDAPKEITWAGSAHEVEMLHTLRLAEFLGDLPKTFIVGLVPFVIGSETTFKLSSEILNALETALKAIKTRLNAWGVKMQRADHIALDRIAELSYKGF, encoded by the coding sequence ATGAGTCAAAAAATCCTAATTCTAGGCATTGGCAATATCCTTTTTGGCGATGAAGGGATTGGGGTGCATCTAGCCCACTACCTCAAAAGAAATTTTTCTTTTTTCCCTAGCGTGGATATTGTGGATGGGGGGACAATGGCTCAGCAACTCATTCCTTTAATCACTTCGTATGAAAAGGTTTTGATTTTAGATTGCGTGAGCGCTAAAGGCGTTGAGATAGGATCAGTCTATGCCTTTGATTTTAAGGATGCTCCTAAAGAAATCACATGGGCTGGGAGTGCGCATGAAGTGGAAATGCTGCACACTTTAAGGCTTGCGGAGTTTTTAGGGGATTTGCCTAAAACTTTTATCGTGGGGCTTGTGCCTTTTGTGATAGGGAGCGAGACTACTTTCAAGCTTTCAAGCGAAATTTTAAACGCTTTAGAAACAGCCTTAAAAGCCATAAAAACTCGACTCAACGCATGGGGAGTTAAAATGCAGCGCGCCGATCATATCGCCTTAGATCGTATCGCTGAACTCTCTTATAAGGGTTTTTGA
- the cybH gene encoding Ni/Fe-hydrogenase, b-type cytochrome subunit, whose translation MDKMNKVVLHKEYSGFVRFFHWVRALSIFLLIATGFYIAYPFLQPNSSFYKGVYLLQAYVRSFHVMFGFLLISALIFRTYLFFTKESALERKSFSQLLSPKAWINQMKAYFLISGKPHTKGAYNPIQLVAYSTLIVLIVLMSLSGMVLYYNVYHAGLGAFLASAFKWFEVLCGGLANVRFIHHLATWGFILFVPVHVYMVFFHSIRYESSGADSMINGYGYTKE comes from the coding sequence ATGGATAAAATGAATAAAGTCGTTTTACACAAAGAATATTCAGGTTTTGTGCGCTTTTTCCATTGGGTTAGGGCTTTGAGTATTTTTCTTTTAATCGCTACAGGGTTTTACATCGCTTACCCTTTTTTGCAACCTAATTCCAGCTTTTATAAAGGGGTGTATCTTTTACAAGCTTATGTGCGCTCTTTTCATGTCATGTTTGGGTTTTTGCTCATTAGTGCATTGATCTTTAGAACCTATCTTTTTTTCACTAAAGAAAGTGCTTTGGAGCGCAAAAGTTTTAGCCAGCTTTTAAGCCCAAAAGCCTGGATTAATCAGATGAAAGCGTATTTTCTTATCAGCGGCAAACCCCACACTAAAGGAGCGTATAACCCTATCCAACTCGTGGCTTATTCCACCTTGATTGTTTTGATAGTGTTAATGAGCTTGAGCGGGATGGTGCTGTATTATAATGTCTATCATGCGGGGCTTGGAGCGTTTTTAGCGAGTGCTTTTAAGTGGTTTGAGGTGCTTTGTGGGGGGTTAGCGAATGTTCGTTTTATCCACCACTTAGCGACTTGGGGGTTTATTTTGTTTGTTCCTGTGCATGTTTATATGGTCTTTTTCCATTCTATCAGGTATGAAAGTTCGGGGGCGGATTCTATGATTAATGGCTATGGTTATACCAAAGAATGA
- a CDS encoding nickel-dependent hydrogenase large subunit has translation MSKKIVVDPITRIEGHLRIEVIVDDDNVITDAFSSSTLFRGLETIIKGRDPRDAGFIAQRICGVCTYSHYKAGITAVENALGITPPLNAQLVRSLMNMALLFHDHVVHFYTLHGLDWCDIMSALKADPIQAAKLSFKYSPYPINTGAPELKAVQKRLSDFAKSGSLGPFSNGYYGHKTYRLSPEQNLIVLSHYLKLLEIQREAAKMTAIFGAKQPHPQSLTVGGVTSVMDILDPTRLAEWKSKFEVVAHFINHAYYPDLVMAGEMFANEPSVIRGCGLRNFIAYEEVLLGRDKYLLSSGVVLDGDISKLHPIDESLIKEEVTHSWYQYENTKEAQLHPYDGQTNPHYTGLKDGESVGIENKIIPTKVLDTKDKYSWIKSPRYDSKPMEVGPLSSVVVGLAAKNPYVTEVATKFLKDTKLPLEALFSTLGRTAARCIEAKTIADNGLLAFDALVENLKSDQSTCTPYYIDKNQEYKGRYIGQVPRGMLSHWVRIKNGVVENYQAVVPSTWNAGPRDSKNQRGAYEMSLIGTKIADLTQPLEIIRTIHSFDPCIACSVHVMDFKGQSLNEFKVEPNFAKF, from the coding sequence ATGTCAAAAAAAATAGTAGTCGATCCTATCACTAGGATTGAGGGGCATTTAAGGATTGAAGTGATTGTAGATGATGATAATGTGATCACTGATGCGTTTTCTTCTTCTACGCTTTTTAGGGGGTTAGAGACCATTATTAAAGGCAGAGACCCACGAGATGCAGGCTTCATCGCTCAAAGGATTTGTGGGGTATGCACTTATTCGCATTATAAGGCCGGTATCACTGCAGTAGAAAACGCTCTAGGCATTACCCCCCCATTAAACGCGCAATTGGTGCGATCTTTGATGAACATGGCGCTGCTTTTTCATGACCATGTGGTGCATTTTTATACTTTGCATGGGCTTGATTGGTGCGATATTATGAGCGCTTTAAAAGCCGATCCCATTCAAGCGGCAAAACTTTCTTTCAAATACAGCCCTTATCCTATCAATACCGGTGCACCCGAATTAAAAGCGGTTCAAAAACGCTTGAGCGATTTCGCTAAAAGCGGATCTTTGGGGCCTTTTAGTAATGGATATTATGGGCATAAAACCTATCGTTTAAGCCCAGAGCAAAATTTAATCGTCTTAAGCCACTATCTCAAGCTTTTAGAAATCCAAAGGGAAGCGGCGAAAATGACCGCTATTTTTGGGGCCAAACAGCCTCACCCACAAAGCCTAACGGTGGGGGGTGTTACGAGCGTTATGGATATATTGGATCCGACAAGATTGGCTGAATGGAAGAGCAAGTTTGAAGTGGTGGCTCATTTTATCAACCATGCTTACTACCCTGATTTGGTGATGGCAGGCGAAATGTTCGCTAATGAGCCATCCGTTATTAGAGGCTGTGGCTTAAGGAATTTTATCGCTTATGAAGAAGTGTTGCTCGGGAGGGATAAATACCTTTTGAGTAGTGGGGTGGTACTTGATGGGGATATTTCTAAACTGCACCCCATTGATGAGAGTTTGATTAAAGAAGAAGTTACGCATTCTTGGTATCAATATGAAAACACTAAAGAAGCACAACTCCACCCTTATGACGGACAAACTAACCCGCATTATACCGGTTTGAAAGACGGCGAGAGCGTGGGGATTGAAAATAAAATAATCCCTACTAAAGTGCTTGACACTAAAGATAAATATTCTTGGATAAAATCGCCCAGATACGATAGTAAGCCCATGGAAGTAGGCCCTTTAAGTTCCGTAGTGGTAGGTTTAGCGGCGAAAAACCCTTATGTTACTGAAGTGGCTACTAAGTTTTTAAAAGACACTAAACTGCCTTTAGAGGCGTTGTTTTCAACGCTTGGGCGAACGGCAGCAAGGTGTATTGAAGCTAAAACAATCGCTGATAATGGTCTTTTGGCGTTTGATGCGTTAGTGGAAAATCTAAAAAGCGATCAAAGCACTTGCACTCCTTATTACATTGATAAAAATCAAGAATATAAAGGGCGCTATATCGGTCAAGTGCCAAGGGGTATGCTAAGCCATTGGGTGCGTATTAAAAACGGCGTGGTGGAAAATTATCAAGCGGTGGTGCCTTCTACTTGGAATGCGGGGCCTAGAGATTCTAAAAATCAAAGGGGGGCTTATGAAATGAGCTTGATTGGCACTAAAATCGCTGATTTAACCCAGCCTTTAGAAATCATTAGGACTATCCATTCTTTTGACCCATGCATCGCATGTTCTGTGCATGTGATGGATTTTAAAGGGCAGTCTTTAAACGAGTTTAAAGTAGAGCCTAATTTCGCTAAATTCTAA
- a CDS encoding hydrogenase 1 small subunit, whose amino-acid sequence MFYDEKKTYQKIEERLDIVSSFNAHNEHKNLQDEFKGAGISRRDLLKWAGMMSATLALPASFAPLTLKAVEVANRLPVIWLHMAECTGCSESLLRSADPTIDSIIFDYINLEYHETIMVASGFQAEKSLHDAIEKHKNNYILMVEGGIPQGTEYFLTQGPNAETGAEECRKAAQYAAAIFAIGTCSSFGGVQAAYPNPSNAQPLHKIIDKPVINVPGCPPSEKNIVGNVLYYLMFGALPKLDAYNRPAWAYGNRIHDLCERRGHFDAGEFVEHFGDENAKRGFCLYKMGCKGPYTFNNCSKLRFNSHTSWPIGAGHGCIGCSEPNFWDTMSPFEEPLANRSIKTAFDGLGADKVADKVGTTLLSATAIGIAAHALLSKAIKNKE is encoded by the coding sequence ATGTTTTATGATGAAAAAAAGACCTATCAAAAGATTGAAGAACGCCTTGATATAGTTAGTTCGTTTAACGCTCATAACGAGCATAAAAACTTGCAAGACGAGTTTAAAGGTGCAGGCATTTCCAGGCGCGATTTATTGAAGTGGGCGGGCATGATGAGTGCGACTCTGGCGTTACCGGCTAGTTTTGCTCCCTTGACTTTGAAAGCGGTGGAAGTGGCTAACAGATTGCCCGTGATCTGGTTACACATGGCCGAATGCACCGGTTGTAGCGAAAGTTTGTTAAGGAGCGCAGACCCCACCATTGATAGCATTATCTTTGATTACATCAACCTAGAATACCATGAGACCATTATGGTAGCGAGCGGTTTTCAAGCTGAAAAAAGCTTGCATGACGCCATAGAAAAGCATAAAAACAATTACATTTTAATGGTAGAAGGGGGTATCCCGCAAGGCACAGAATACTTTCTCACTCAAGGCCCGAACGCTGAAACGGGAGCTGAAGAGTGCAGGAAAGCCGCCCAATACGCAGCCGCTATTTTTGCCATAGGCACATGCTCAAGTTTTGGGGGCGTGCAAGCGGCTTACCCTAACCCCTCTAACGCGCAACCCTTGCATAAAATCATTGATAAACCCGTGATCAATGTTCCTGGTTGCCCGCCTAGTGAAAAAAATATCGTGGGTAATGTGCTTTATTACTTGATGTTTGGGGCTCTCCCTAAACTGGATGCGTATAACCGCCCCGCTTGGGCTTATGGGAACAGGATTCATGATTTGTGCGAAAGGAGAGGGCATTTTGATGCGGGCGAGTTTGTGGAGCATTTTGGCGATGAAAACGCTAAAAGGGGCTTTTGTTTGTATAAAATGGGCTGTAAAGGGCCTTACACTTTCAATAATTGCTCCAAACTCCGCTTCAATTCACACACTTCTTGGCCCATAGGTGCGGGGCATGGGTGCATAGGGTGTTCTGAGCCTAATTTTTGGGATACGATGAGTCCTTTTGAAGAGCCTTTAGCGAATCGTTCCATTAAAACCGCCTTTGATGGCTTAGGGGCTGATAAAGTAGCGGATAAAGTAGGCACGACTTTACTCAGTGCAACCGCTATTGGCATTGCCGCACATGCGCTCCTTTCTAAAGCGATCAAAAACAAAGAGTAA
- a CDS encoding NAD(P)H-dependent oxidoreductase: MKKVLIINGAKAFGHSGGKLNEALTHHAKKTLESLGLEVDTTIVDKGYETSQEVEKFFSADATIWQMPGWWMGEPWIVKKYIDEVFSTGYGKLYASDGRSSQNPTKNYGKGGLMQGKKYMLSLTWNAPIEAFNDPKEFFEGVGVDVVYLHLHKAFQFLGLSALPTFICNDVVKNPQIEQYFNSLTTHLHQAFGK; the protein is encoded by the coding sequence ATGAAAAAAGTACTCATCATTAACGGAGCCAAAGCGTTTGGGCATTCTGGGGGGAAACTCAACGAGGCATTGACCCACCATGCAAAAAAGACTCTAGAATCTTTGGGGCTAGAAGTGGATACAACAATCGTGGATAAAGGCTATGAAACGAGCCAAGAAGTGGAGAAATTCTTTAGCGCTGATGCGACTATTTGGCAAATGCCTGGCTGGTGGATGGGAGAGCCTTGGATCGTGAAAAAATACATTGATGAAGTCTTTAGCACAGGGTATGGGAAGCTTTATGCTAGCGATGGCAGAAGTTCGCAAAACCCCACTAAAAACTACGGGAAAGGGGGCTTGATGCAAGGCAAAAAATACATGTTGAGCTTGACCTGGAACGCTCCCATTGAAGCCTTTAATGACCCTAAGGAATTTTTTGAAGGGGTGGGTGTGGATGTTGTGTATTTGCATTTGCATAAAGCGTTCCAGTTTTTAGGGCTTTCAGCGCTGCCTACTTTTATTTGCAACGATGTGGTAAAAAACCCCCAAATAGAGCAGTATTTTAACTCCCTAACCACGCATTTACACCAAGCTTTTGGCAAGTGA
- a CDS encoding tetratricopeptide repeat protein, producing the protein MLKKSLLLLVFLVLQISGAEENNQAPKNTPPELNPANAKGAPSPNTQITPKNDNSNLLDKLGSPENAQNELSAGIELAKKGDYQGAFRLFSQSCDNGNATGCFAVGAMYANGVGIQTNRLKAARYYEMGCSGGDATACANLAQMYENKKNADSNDKENALQLYAVACQGGDMIACNNLGWMFANGSGVPKDYYKAMGYYKFSCDNGNDMGCYNLGLMSNVNNIYGIDKAQLSQVDLNYLACNAGDMMGCANLGWIYANGDLGAPLNNHYAAKYFQMACDGGILGSCNNLGVLYQKGLGVPQDDQRALDLFSYACDNGFESSCRNYGNFKEHLLRVNPNYGRLFMPYHSYEIP; encoded by the coding sequence ATGCTCAAAAAAAGTTTGTTATTGCTTGTTTTTTTAGTCTTACAGATTAGCGGCGCTGAAGAAAATAATCAAGCCCCAAAAAACACGCCCCCTGAATTAAACCCCGCTAACGCTAAGGGTGCGCCAAGCCCTAACACCCAGATCACCCCTAAAAACGATAACTCTAATCTGTTAGACAAATTAGGATCGCCTGAAAACGCTCAAAACGAGCTTTCTGCCGGTATTGAATTGGCTAAAAAGGGCGATTATCAAGGAGCTTTTAGGCTTTTTTCCCAATCGTGCGATAATGGTAATGCGACCGGGTGTTTTGCAGTGGGAGCGATGTATGCTAATGGGGTAGGGATCCAAACGAACAGACTCAAAGCCGCTCGCTATTATGAAATGGGTTGCAGTGGAGGCGATGCGACCGCTTGCGCGAATCTGGCTCAAATGTATGAAAACAAAAAAAACGCTGATTCAAACGATAAAGAAAACGCTTTGCAATTGTATGCGGTGGCTTGTCAAGGGGGGGATATGATCGCATGCAATAATTTGGGGTGGATGTTTGCTAACGGGAGTGGGGTCCCAAAAGATTATTACAAAGCGATGGGTTATTATAAATTTTCATGCGATAATGGGAATGATATGGGGTGTTATAATCTGGGCTTGATGTCTAATGTGAATAATATTTATGGCATTGATAAAGCACAACTCAGTCAAGTGGATTTGAATTATTTGGCGTGTAACGCTGGGGATATGATGGGGTGTGCGAATTTAGGCTGGATTTATGCGAATGGGGATTTAGGGGCTCCTTTGAATAACCACTATGCGGCGAAATATTTTCAAATGGCATGCGATGGGGGGATTTTGGGGAGCTGTAACAATTTGGGCGTGCTGTATCAAAAGGGCTTAGGCGTGCCTCAAGACGATCAGAGGGCTTTGGATCTATTCTCGTATGCGTGCGATAATGGCTTTGAGTCAAGCTGTCGTAATTATGGGAATTTCAAAGAGCATTTATTGCGCGTGAATCCTAATTACGGGCGCTTGTTCATGCCGTATCATTCTTATGAGATACCCTAG